The Acidobacteriota bacterium genome window below encodes:
- a CDS encoding tetratricopeptide repeat protein translates to MKKRLSPEEYEATPIPFAIPDELKTYARLLTHNLLYDETKADVLVKAIIQQDKLSVRYNKYRSLTAIEVLVTGEANCIAYTNLFIGMARAAGLKAYYVDVTEISNLEREGKLVINSGHICAGVDTDGELLLIDFSEYSRKEYRTYRVIDDLEAMANFENSLGVIISRKPGYYEQPPIPDDEIRYFEKAIKIKPDFAKAYNNLGIAYQRRRNYEKAIEMYKKAIFFNPNLPAPHANLGNVYAALERYQEAEKELKRAIELRKTDPYFYYNLGLVYYNQRNYEKAQKAFKKSISYSSNFAEAHNILGVVYYQLGNLKLAKREFSLALKLNPKLAQAKFYLRKIKEKESVIP, encoded by the coding sequence TTGAAAAAAAGGCTCTCTCCCGAAGAATACGAGGCAACCCCCATCCCCTTTGCCATCCCCGATGAACTGAAAACTTATGCCCGACTGCTCACCCACAACCTTCTCTATGATGAAACCAAAGCAGATGTTTTGGTAAAAGCGATCATCCAACAGGATAAGTTGAGCGTAAGATACAACAAATATAGAAGCCTGACCGCCATTGAAGTTCTGGTCACAGGTGAAGCGAACTGTATTGCTTACACCAATCTCTTCATTGGAATGGCAAGGGCGGCAGGGCTTAAAGCTTATTATGTCGATGTAACCGAGATAAGTAACCTGGAGCGTGAGGGAAAACTGGTGATCAATTCGGGACATATATGCGCTGGAGTAGACACCGATGGCGAGTTGCTCCTCATCGACTTCTCGGAATATAGCCGGAAGGAATACAGAACCTACCGGGTGATAGACGATCTCGAGGCAATGGCAAATTTTGAGAATAGCTTAGGGGTCATCATAAGCAGAAAGCCTGGCTACTATGAGCAACCCCCCATCCCAGATGATGAGATCCGCTACTTCGAAAAGGCAATAAAGATAAAGCCAGATTTTGCAAAAGCCTACAACAACCTTGGCATCGCCTATCAACGGAGAAGAAATTACGAGAAGGCGATCGAGATGTATAAAAAGGCGATATTCTTCAACCCCAACCTCCCTGCTCCTCACGCCAATTTGGGAAATGTATACGCTGCCTTAGAACGCTATCAAGAGGCGGAAAAGGAACTTAAACGGGCGATAGAGCTCAGAAAGACCGATCCCTATTTCTACTACAATTTAGGACTTGTTTATTACAACCAAAGGAACTATGAGAAGGCTCAAAAAGCCTTTAAAAAGAGTATAAGCTACTCCTCCAACTTCGCTGAAGCTCACAACATCTTGGGAGTTGTATATTATCAACTGGGAAACCTTAAATTGGCAAAAAGGGAATTCAGCCTCGCCCTCAAACTAAACCCTAAATTGGCTCAGGCGAAGTTCTACCTTCGAAAGATAAAGGAAAAAGAAAGCGTTATTCCTTGA
- a CDS encoding BON domain-containing protein → MKKGLFLFVAFLVLLVGGYWFLSHLRSKAEEMKAKTVISAKLKEAKLVLSVKAALSLYKEFSPFDIEVDADENGVVVLKGELPSRRLENVAVRIASNVPEVSKVISKIKINPSLKLRKRAEATRSLGEVIDDAAITAYVRSAIALNKELEGAEIKVSTFKRTVFLEGRVKSKYQKKLAVEVAESVNNVKRVVEALVIKE, encoded by the coding sequence GTGAAGAAGGGGTTATTTTTATTCGTTGCTTTTCTCGTTTTACTCGTCGGAGGATATTGGTTTCTTTCCCATCTTCGTAGTAAAGCGGAGGAGATGAAGGCTAAAACAGTAATAAGCGCTAAGCTTAAAGAAGCGAAATTGGTCCTCTCCGTTAAAGCTGCCCTCTCCCTTTATAAGGAGTTTTCCCCTTTCGATATTGAGGTAGATGCGGATGAAAATGGGGTGGTCGTATTAAAGGGCGAACTTCCCTCGAGAAGGCTTGAGAATGTAGCGGTGAGGATAGCTTCCAATGTTCCTGAGGTATCCAAGGTGATAAGTAAGATAAAGATAAACCCCTCTCTTAAATTGAGGAAGAGAGCGGAGGCGACGCGGAGTTTGGGGGAGGTAATAGATGATGCCGCTATCACCGCCTATGTTCGTTCTGCCATCGCCTTGAATAAGGAGCTCGAGGGAGCAGAGATAAAGGTAAGCACCTTCAAGAGGACGGTGTTCCTTGAAGGAAGGGTAAAGAGCAAATACCAAAAGAAATTGGCAGTAGAAGTAGCAGAAAGCGTTAATAATGTGAAAAGAGTGGTTGAAGCGTTGGTAATCAAGGAATAA